The DNA window CCCTCGCAGACCTACGTGCCGATCTGGATCAAGGAAGGTCTCGTGCTCGAGACCGATCCGGGCAAGATGGAGAATTTCAAGAACGTCGCTCCGGAATGGGCCAATCCTGAGTTCGATCCGGGCCGCAAATATTCCGTGCCATGGGCCTGGGGCACGATCGGCGTCGTCGTCAACACCGATGCCTACAAGGGGCCGGCCAACACGTGGGGTATCGTCTTCAACACGCCCGACGAGCTGAAGGGCAAGGTCAACGTCGTTCCCGAGATGGGTGACGTGATCTTCGCGGCGATCAAATATGTCGGCGGCGAGCAGTGCACGGACGACAAGGCGGTGCTGAAGAAGGTGCGCGACCTCCTGGTGGCGGCCAAGCCGAACTGGATCGCGATGGAATACAACACCATCGAGAAGATGGGCGCCGGCGACTTCAAGGCCACCAGCGACTGGAACGGCTCGGCATTGCGCCAGCGTCTGGCCAACCCGGCCATCCACTACAACTATCCAAAGGAAGGCTTTGGCCTGTGGAGCGACAACGTCGTCGTTCTCAAGGAAGCCAAGAACGTCGAGAACGCCAAGCTGTTCCAGAACTTCATCATGGACCCGGAAAACGCGGCGGGCCTCTCGGCCTTCCACCGCTATGCCAACGCCATCACCGGCTCGGACAAGTACATGCCGGCAGACATGAAGGATGCGCCGGAAGTCGTCATTCCGGCCGACGCCAAGCCGCATGGCGAGTTCCAGAAGATGTGCGCTCCCGAAACGCAGGAACTCTATACCAAGATCTGGACCGAACTGCAGAAGTAATCGCTGCATGAGAGACCCGGCGGTACCCGCCGGGTCTTTTTCTTTTCCGGGAATAGCCTTTCATGGACTCCTATCGCAACAGCGATCCGCGGCCGCCGATCATGCAGGGCTCGCCGCCCGCCATGGTGCCGCCGAAGCTCGACTGGGACCGGCCGCCATGGAACCGCTGGGCGTTCCAGCACATCCGCGAAATCCTGCCGACCGCCGAAGTCTGGCGCGGCAATGGCCATCGCCATCGTCTCGAACGCGCCGAGGTCGATCTCGACGGGCTGGCGGTCGAGGACAGCGAGGGCAAGCCGACAACGCTCGCCGGGCTGCTCGACGAGACCTATACGGACGGCTTCCTGGTGCTCAAGCACGGCAAGGTCGCCTATGAGCGCTATTTCAACGGCATGGACGAGCGCACGCTGCATCTGTCGCAGTCGATGGCCAAGTCCGTCACCGGCGCGGTGTTCGGCATACTGGCCGGACGCGGCCTGATCGACCCGGCGAGGCCCGTGACCGACTATTTGCCGGAACTCGCCGCCACCGGCTGGGCCGGGGCCAGCGTCCAGCATGTGCTCGACATGACGACGGGCGTGCGTTTTTCCGAGGAATACACCGACCGCTATTCCGATATCGGCCAGGTCGATGTCGCCACCGGCTGGAAGCCGGTGCCGCCAGGCAGCGATCCGGATTTCCGATGGCCCTCGCACATGTTCGAGCTTATCCTGGGCCTGAGGGACACGGTCCGCCCGCATGGCGCCGCATTTGAATACCGCTCCATCGAGACCGACGTGCTCGCCTTCATCATGGAGCGCGTGACCGGCAAGCGGCTGGCGCAGCTGGTTTCGGAAGAACTCTGGCAAAAGCTCGGTGCCGATGAAAGCGCCTGCTTCACCGTCGACAGCGCCGGCTATGCGCTCGCCGATGGCGGCTTCAACGCGACGCTGCGCGACTATGCCCGCTTCGGCCAGATGATCCTCGAAAATGGCGGCGGCATCGTGCCGGCCGGCTGGATCGAGACGACACGCAATGGCAAGCACGGGCCGGATTTCTCCGCCAGCCTGCCGGAAGGCAGCTATCGCAACCAGTTCTGGATCGAGGATCCCGGCTCGCGCGCACTGATGTGCCGGGGCGTGTTCGGGCAAATGATCCATATGGACTGGAACACAGGAATGGTCGTGGTGAAGCTTTCGACCTGGCCGGATTTCAGCAATCTCGCCTATTCCACGGCGACGCTGAAGGCCGTGCACGCCATCGCCGCCGCGCTGCTCTGAACCCCCACAAGAAACGACCTGGAAGGAAACGCCATGACCGGCAAGACCGCGTTCGAGACCCGCTACGGCTTTCCCCGCAACGAGGTGCTGCTTTCCAACTGGCGCGTAAACCCGTTCAATCGATGGTCGTTCCAGAATCTGGGCGAACTGGTGCCGACAGCGCGCGTGGCCGCGGCGTCCGGCGGTGCCGAGGCACCCGCGCGCGATTTCGGTGTGTTGCTCGGTGAAAAGGTTTCGGTTGCCAGCGCTCCGGAGACGGTGGCGGACTTTCTCGTGCGCTCCAGCACCGATGCGCTGACGGTGATGAAGGGCGGAAAGGTGATCGGCGACTGGTTCGCGCCGCATATGGATTTCGGCGCCCGCCATATCATCTTCTCGATCAGCAAGTCGGTGACCGCCATTATCGCCGGCATATTGGAAGGCGAGGGCGTGTTCGATCCGGAAGCGCCGGTGACGACCTACATCCCCGAAGCCACCGGCTCGGCCTATGGCGATGCGAGTTGCCGGCATGTGCTCGACATGAGCGTCAGCCTCGATTTCGAGGAAGCCTATCTCGATCCGGAAAGCGCTTTCGCCCGCTACCGGCGCGCCACGTTGTGGAATCCGGGCGGCGGCACGGAAAGCCTGCGCGAATTCATCCTGACCCTGCAGCGGCTGGCCGAGCCGCATGGCCAGACCTTCCGTTATCGCTCGCCCAATTCAGACCTGCTCGGCCTGTTGCTGGAACGGGCTTCCGGCCAGCGCTTCCCCGACTTGATGCGCGAGAAGCTGTGGCTGCCGCTTGGCGCCGTCAGCGAAGCCTCGATCGGCGTCGACATGGAAGGCACGGCGCGCACCGCCGGCGGTATTTCGGTGACGCCGCGCGACCTGGCGCGCGTCGGCGAAATGATGCGGCAAGGGGGCACCGCCAATGGTCGCCGCATCGTGTCCGAGACCTGGGTGCGCGACACGACAAGCACCGGCGGCAGTACGGAAGCCTGGCAGCGCGGCGCGATGCTGCCGCTGTTCCCCAAGGGCCGTTACCGCAACAAATGGTACCAGACCGGACATGAGAATGGTGCCTATTGCGGCATCGGCATCCATGGCCAGTGGCTTTATATCGATCCCAGGACCGAAGTGGTGATCTCCAAGATGTCGTCGCAACCGGAGCCGGTCGATGACTCGCTTGATCTCGAGATCGTCGCCTTCTTCGAAGCGCTGAGCCGGATGATTTGAGTTGGGATGGTGAGCCGGTTTATCAAACGGCAGCGCCGCCCCTCACCGCCCTGCCGGGCACTTCTCCCCGTATAGTGACGGGGAGAAGGGGCTGGCGGCAATGTCGGCTCGCTTCCTTGCGGCGTTGGTGATTGGCGTAGCCAATGACAGAGCGCCCTCTCCCCGTCACCATACGGGGAGAGGGCGCCGGCAGGCAGGTGAGGAGCAGCGCCGGCTTTCGACAGCAGACATGCTTTCCTGTGGACCGGCCGCGACGGTTGAAAGCGTCGCGGTTGGCGAGGTCGGCATCTGCGCCTATGGTCGCCGCTCTTTTCGACGAGAGTGGGAATGACATGGCATCCGACATCAAGCGCATCGCAGCCATCATCGCGGCCGAGATCGCTGCCCGGCCCGAACAGGCGGCCGCGGCGATCGAACTGCTGGACGAGGGCGCGACGGTGCCGTTCGTGGCACGGTACCGCAAGGAAGTGACCGGCGGGCTTGACGATACGCAATTGCGCGACCTTGCCGAGCGGCTCGCCTATCTGCGTGAGCTCGACGCCCGCCGCGACACCATCCTGGGCTCGATCCGCGAACAGGGCAAGCTGACGCAGGAGCTTGAGACCAAGATCGCCGCCGCCGCTACCAAGGCGGAGCTGGAGGACATCTATCTGCCCTACAAGCCCAAGCGCCGCACCAAGGCCGAGATCGCCAGGGAGCGCGGGCTGGGGCCGCTGGCGGAGGCCATTCTTGCCGACCGTTCCCTGGTGCCCGCCGAACTGGCGGTGGCCTATGTCACCGAGGAGGTGGCCGATACCAAGGCAGCCCTTGAGGGCGCCCGCGACATCCTTTCTGAACAATTCGCCGAGAATGCCGATCTGGTCGGCAAGCTGCGCAGCTACATGAAGGAACGCGCTTTCATGCGGGCGCGGGTTGTCGACGGCAAGCAGGAGGCCGGCGCGAAATTCTCGGACTATTTCGATCATGTCGAGCGCTGGGCAAATGTGCCGAGCCACCGGGCGCTGGCCATGTTGCGCGGCCGCAACGAAGAGGTGCTGTCGCTCGACATCGAGGTCGACGCCGACGACACCTCGCCGGTGAAGCCGGTCGAGCGGATGATCGCCAACGCCTATGCCATCGGCGCCAGCCTGCCGGGCGACCGCTGGCTGATGGATGTGGCCGGCTGGACCTGGCGGATAAAACTGTCGCTGCACCTGACGCTGGACCTGATGCGCGATCTGCGCGAACGGGCCGAGGAAGAGGCGATCCATGTCTTCGCCCGCAATCTGAAGGATCTGCTGCTGGCCGCGCCAGCGGGTTCGCGGCCGACGATGGGGCTCGATCCCGGCATCCGCACCGGCGTCAAGGTGGCCGTGGTCGACGGTACCGGCAAGCTGGTGGCGACCACGACGGTCTATCCGTTCCCGCCGAAGAACGACGTTCGCGGCACGCAGGCGGAACTCGCCAAACTCATCCGCCTGCACAAGGTCGAGCTGATTTCGATCGGCAACGGCACCGGGAGCCGCGAGACGGAAAAGCTGGTCGCCGACATGCTGTCCGACATGCCTTCCGACGGCGGACCCAAGCCGCTCAAGGTCATCGTCAGCGAGGCGGGCGCCTCGGTCTACTCGGCGTCGGCAGCGGCGGCGGCGGAATTCCCCGGTCTGGACGTGTCGCTGCGCGGCGCGGTGTCGATCGCGCGGCGCTTGCAGGATCCGCTCGCCGAACTGGTCAAGATCGAACCCAAGTCGATCGGCGTCGGCCAGTATCAGCATGACGTCGACCAGTATCGGCTCGGCCGCTCGCTGGAGGCGGTGGTCGAGGACGCGGTCAACGCCGTCGGCGTCGATCTCAACACCGCTTCGGCGCCGTTGCTGGCGCGCGTTTCGGGCCTTGGCGCGTCGCTTGCCGACGCTATCGTCGCGCATCGCGACGCGACCGGTCCCTTCGCCAGCCGCAAGGACCTGCTCAAGGTGCCACGGCTTGGGCCGCGCGCGTTCGAGCAATCCGCCGGCTTTCTGCGCATTGCCAATGGCAGCGAGCCGCTCGATGCCTCGTCGGTCCACCCGGAAGCCTATGGGGTGGCGAAGAAGATCGTCGCCGCCTGCGGCCGTGATGTGCGTTCGCTGA is part of the Mesorhizobium loti genome and encodes:
- a CDS encoding extracellular solute-binding protein; translated protein: MNWKTTATAMGLALLASTGLAHADGVLNIYNWGNYTSPDVIKKFEDKYNIKVTITDYDSNDTALAKVRQGGTGFDIAVPSQTYVPIWIKEGLVLETDPGKMENFKNVAPEWANPEFDPGRKYSVPWAWGTIGVVVNTDAYKGPANTWGIVFNTPDELKGKVNVVPEMGDVIFAAIKYVGGEQCTDDKAVLKKVRDLLVAAKPNWIAMEYNTIEKMGAGDFKATSDWNGSALRQRLANPAIHYNYPKEGFGLWSDNVVVLKEAKNVENAKLFQNFIMDPENAAGLSAFHRYANAITGSDKYMPADMKDAPEVVIPADAKPHGEFQKMCAPETQELYTKIWTELQK
- a CDS encoding serine hydrolase domain-containing protein, with translation MDSYRNSDPRPPIMQGSPPAMVPPKLDWDRPPWNRWAFQHIREILPTAEVWRGNGHRHRLERAEVDLDGLAVEDSEGKPTTLAGLLDETYTDGFLVLKHGKVAYERYFNGMDERTLHLSQSMAKSVTGAVFGILAGRGLIDPARPVTDYLPELAATGWAGASVQHVLDMTTGVRFSEEYTDRYSDIGQVDVATGWKPVPPGSDPDFRWPSHMFELILGLRDTVRPHGAAFEYRSIETDVLAFIMERVTGKRLAQLVSEELWQKLGADESACFTVDSAGYALADGGFNATLRDYARFGQMILENGGGIVPAGWIETTRNGKHGPDFSASLPEGSYRNQFWIEDPGSRALMCRGVFGQMIHMDWNTGMVVVKLSTWPDFSNLAYSTATLKAVHAIAAALL
- a CDS encoding serine hydrolase domain-containing protein encodes the protein MTGKTAFETRYGFPRNEVLLSNWRVNPFNRWSFQNLGELVPTARVAAASGGAEAPARDFGVLLGEKVSVASAPETVADFLVRSSTDALTVMKGGKVIGDWFAPHMDFGARHIIFSISKSVTAIIAGILEGEGVFDPEAPVTTYIPEATGSAYGDASCRHVLDMSVSLDFEEAYLDPESAFARYRRATLWNPGGGTESLREFILTLQRLAEPHGQTFRYRSPNSDLLGLLLERASGQRFPDLMREKLWLPLGAVSEASIGVDMEGTARTAGGISVTPRDLARVGEMMRQGGTANGRRIVSETWVRDTTSTGGSTEAWQRGAMLPLFPKGRYRNKWYQTGHENGAYCGIGIHGQWLYIDPRTEVVISKMSSQPEPVDDSLDLEIVAFFEALSRMI
- a CDS encoding Tex family protein; translation: MASDIKRIAAIIAAEIAARPEQAAAAIELLDEGATVPFVARYRKEVTGGLDDTQLRDLAERLAYLRELDARRDTILGSIREQGKLTQELETKIAAAATKAELEDIYLPYKPKRRTKAEIARERGLGPLAEAILADRSLVPAELAVAYVTEEVADTKAALEGARDILSEQFAENADLVGKLRSYMKERAFMRARVVDGKQEAGAKFSDYFDHVERWANVPSHRALAMLRGRNEEVLSLDIEVDADDTSPVKPVERMIANAYAIGASLPGDRWLMDVAGWTWRIKLSLHLTLDLMRDLRERAEEEAIHVFARNLKDLLLAAPAGSRPTMGLDPGIRTGVKVAVVDGTGKLVATTTVYPFPPKNDVRGTQAELAKLIRLHKVELISIGNGTGSRETEKLVADMLSDMPSDGGPKPLKVIVSEAGASVYSASAAAAAEFPGLDVSLRGAVSIARRLQDPLAELVKIEPKSIGVGQYQHDVDQYRLGRSLEAVVEDAVNAVGVDLNTASAPLLARVSGLGASLADAIVAHRDATGPFASRKDLLKVPRLGPRAFEQSAGFLRIANGSEPLDASSVHPEAYGVAKKIVAACGRDVRSLMGDSAALKALDPRVFVDERFGLPTVRDILAELEKPGRDPRPGFKTATFADGIDDIKDLKPGMLLEGTVTNVAAFGAFVDIGVHQDGLVHVSQLADRFIKDAHEVVKAGDVVKVRVVDVDIKRKRIALSMRKDGGEASKGGPRDNGGGRPAPRGPTPQRQPERPAQQGAFGAALADALKRK